A genomic region of Botrytis cinerea B05.10 chromosome 9, complete sequence contains the following coding sequences:
- the Bcef1a gene encoding Bcef1a, with protein sequence MGKEKTHINVVVIGHVDSGKSTTTGHLIYKCGGIDKRTIEKFEKEAAELGKGSFKYAWVLDKLKAERERGITIDIALWKFETPKYYVTVIDAPGHRDFIKNMITGTSQADCAVLIIAAGTGEFEAGISKDGQTREHALLAYTLGVKQLIVAINKMDTTKWSEDRYQEIIKETSNFIKKVGYNPKTVPFVPISGFNGDNMIDNSTNCPWYKGWEKEAKGGAKSTGKTLLEAIDAIDPPSRPTDKPLRLPLQDVYKIGGIGTVPVGRVETGIIKAGMVVTFAPAGVTTEVKSVEMHHEQLVEGVPGDNVGFNVKNVSVKEIRRGNVAGDSKQDPPKGAESFNAQVIVLNHPGQVGAGYAPVLDCHTAHIACKFSELLQKIDRRTGKSMEDSPKFIKSGDAAIVKMVPSKPMCVEAFTEYPPLGRFAVRDMRQTVAVGVIKSVEKQDKAGKVTKAAVKAGAKK encoded by the exons ATGGG AAAGGAAAAGACACATATCAACGTCGTTGTCATCGGACACGTCGACTCCGGAAAGTCCACCACCACCG GTCACTTGATCTACAAGTGCGGAGGAATTGACAAGCGTACCATCGAGAAGTTCGAGAAG GAAGCTGCCGAACTCGGAAAGGGTTCCTTCAAGTACGCATGGGTTTTGGACAAGCTAAAGGCTGAGCGTGAACGTGGTATCACCATCGACATTGCTCTCTGGAAGTTCGAGACTCCTAAGTACTATGTTACCGTCATTG ATGCCCCTGGTCATCGTGATTTCATCAAGAACATGATTACTGGTACTTCCCAAGCTGATTGTGCCGTTCTCATCATTGCCGCTGGTACTGGTGAGTTCGAGGCTGGTATCTCCAAGGATGGCCAAACTCGTGAGCACGCTCTTCTTGCCTACACCCTTGGTGTCAAGCAACTCATTGTTGCCATCAACAAGATGGACACCACCAAGTGGTCCGAGGATCGTTACCAAGAAATTATCAAGGAGACCTccaacttcatcaagaagGTCGGATACAACCCAAAGACCGTTCCTTTCGTTCCTATCTCCGGTTTCAACGGTGATAACATGATCGACAACTCCACCAACTGCCCATGGTACAAGGGTTGGGAGAAGGAAGCCAAGGGAGGAGCCAAGTCCACCGGAAAGACTCTCCTCGAGGCCATCGATGCTATCGACCCTCCTTCCCGCCCAACTGACAAGCCCCTCCGTCTCCCACTCCAAGATGTTTACAAGATTGGTGGTATTGGAACGGTGCCAGTCGGTCGTGTTGAGACCGGTATCATCAAGGCCGGTATGGTCGTTACCTTCGCCCCAGCTGGTGTCACCACTGAAGTCAAGTCCGTCGAGATGCACCACGAACAACTCGTTGAGGGTGTTCCAGGTGACAACGTCGGTTTCAACGTCAAGAACGTTTCCGTTAAGGAAATTAGACGTGGTAACGTTGCTGGTGACTCCAAGCAAGACCCCCCCAAGGGTGCCGAGTCCTTCAACGCTCAAGTCATTGTTCTTAACCACCCTGGTCAAGTCGGTGCTGGTTACGCTCCAGTTTTGGATTGCCACACTGCCCACATTGCTTGCAAGTTCTCTGAGCTCCTCCAAAAGATTGATCGTCGTACCGGTAAATCCATGGAAGACTCTCCAAAATTCATCAAGTCTGGTGATGCTGCCATCGTCAAGATGGTTCCATCCAAGCCTATGTGTGTTGAGGCCTTCACTGAGTACCCACCTCTTGGACGTTTCGCTGTCCGTGACATGAGACAAACTGTCGCTGTTGGCGTAATTAAATCTGTTGAGAAGCAAGACAAGGCCGGTAAGGTTACCAAGGCTGCCGTCAAGGCTGGTGCcaagaaataa